From one Geoalkalibacter halelectricus genomic stretch:
- a CDS encoding peptidoglycan DD-metalloendopeptidase family protein: MNRDYNPPNSSRLRRGGRRHLPVLLTALIAVVAVGIFFHRSSVTPTQAHLAPEQPPSLSQTEPVSLEAAPEIERETISGVISPGDTLSALLGDYLSSQEIHRLAQKSRPVFPLTGICAGQPFELCLQDGDFESFLYEINRNEQLLIRRSGEKFEISRIPIPFTVEVEVVGGTISSSLFNAVTAIGESAELAIKIADIFAWDIDFIRDIREGDSFQALVEKRFRDGNRSGYGRILAAEFINQGNAHRAVLYQDGDRRPDYFDPEGTSLRKAFLRAPLEFTRISSGFTMRRFHPVTKTWRAHPAIDYAAPTGTPIMTVGDGTIARIGYTNANGNYIQVRHANGYATMYLHMSRFAQGMKQGKQVRQGEVIGYVGATGLATGPHLCFRMTRNGEPVNPQRIRPPSAPAVTAENLEDFKAATAPLLARLEQSGLRQADLASDESAQNP, encoded by the coding sequence ATGAACAGGGACTACAATCCGCCCAACAGTTCTCGCCTCAGACGCGGTGGTCGTCGCCATCTGCCGGTTCTGCTCACGGCACTGATCGCCGTCGTCGCGGTCGGCATTTTTTTCCATCGTTCCTCGGTCACGCCAACCCAGGCCCACCTCGCCCCGGAACAGCCGCCCTCCCTTTCGCAAACCGAGCCCGTAAGTTTGGAAGCGGCCCCCGAAATCGAGCGCGAAACCATCTCCGGGGTCATCAGTCCCGGCGATACCCTCTCGGCTTTGCTGGGCGATTATCTCTCCTCCCAGGAAATTCATCGCCTGGCGCAAAAAAGCCGCCCGGTGTTTCCCCTTACCGGCATCTGCGCCGGACAGCCTTTCGAGTTGTGCTTGCAGGATGGCGATTTCGAGAGTTTTCTCTACGAAATCAACCGCAACGAACAGTTGTTGATCCGGCGCAGCGGCGAGAAATTCGAGATCAGCCGGATTCCCATTCCTTTCACCGTGGAAGTCGAGGTCGTCGGGGGCACCATCAGTTCGAGCCTCTTCAATGCCGTGACCGCCATCGGCGAATCGGCCGAACTGGCAATTAAAATAGCTGACATCTTTGCCTGGGACATTGATTTCATTCGCGACATCCGCGAGGGCGATTCTTTTCAGGCGCTCGTGGAAAAACGCTTTCGCGACGGCAATCGCTCGGGCTACGGCCGCATTCTGGCGGCCGAGTTCATCAATCAAGGCAACGCCCACCGCGCCGTCCTTTATCAGGACGGCGACCGCCGCCCCGACTATTTCGATCCCGAAGGCACAAGTCTGCGCAAGGCCTTCCTGCGCGCGCCCCTGGAGTTCACCCGCATCTCATCGGGTTTCACCATGCGCCGCTTTCATCCCGTGACCAAGACCTGGCGCGCTCACCCGGCCATCGATTACGCCGCTCCCACCGGCACCCCCATCATGACCGTCGGCGACGGCACCATCGCGCGCATCGGCTACACCAATGCCAACGGCAACTACATCCAGGTCCGCCATGCCAACGGCTACGCCACCATGTATCTGCACATGAGCCGCTTTGCCCAAGGCATGAAGCAAGGCAAGCAGGTTCGCCAAGGCGAGGTCATCGGTTACGTCGGCGCCACGGGCCTCGCCACCGGCCCTCACCTGTGCTTTCGCATGACCAGAAACGGCGAACCGGTCAACCCACAGCGCATCAGGCCGCCATCGGCACCGGCCGTTACCGCCGAGAACCTGGAAGATTTCAAGGCCGCGACCGCCCCCCTGCTGGCGCGCCTGGAACAGTCGGGCCTGCGCCAGGCCGACCTGGCCAGCGACGAATCCGCGCAAAATCCCTAA
- a CDS encoding GspE/PulE/PilB domain-containing protein → MAIKLGTLLVQTGLITLSELDEALKFQTIFGGKLGTNLIEMGLVEEEDIARLLSRKLHVPYTSSDQLLEIPPGTANLLKPELAEKFRVVPFALDKKRLHLVMMDPGDLRAVDEIGFITGYTIRPMVAPEISLVLALEKHYGIERDKRYVPVIKQVLNRKRAQPAPAGANPPREAPSPRREDARRWRESVAKHSSDRLSQALADVKDRNTLAALVLEYVGSFFETAALFLVRDQMLTGWQARAGEQPLPAFTKFSLSLDEPSVLQTVVQTRSFYVGTPPDLPANNQIRQALHVKLAETTLLLPIIKQNRVVCILYVSDSAPELKDAFFDLQKVVHKASLALDVLILRNKILMT, encoded by the coding sequence ATGGCCATTAAACTTGGCACCCTGCTGGTTCAGACCGGCCTGATCACCCTGAGCGAACTTGACGAAGCCCTGAAGTTTCAGACGATTTTCGGCGGCAAGTTGGGCACCAACCTCATCGAGATGGGGCTGGTCGAGGAGGAAGATATCGCCCGCCTGCTCAGCCGCAAGTTGCATGTTCCCTACACCAGCAGCGACCAACTCCTTGAAATCCCTCCCGGCACGGCCAATCTGCTCAAACCTGAACTGGCCGAAAAGTTCAGAGTCGTGCCCTTCGCTCTCGATAAAAAACGCCTTCACCTGGTCATGATGGACCCCGGGGATTTGCGCGCGGTGGATGAAATCGGCTTCATCACCGGCTACACCATTCGCCCCATGGTCGCGCCGGAGATCAGCCTGGTGCTGGCTCTGGAAAAACACTACGGCATCGAGCGCGACAAGCGCTACGTCCCCGTCATCAAACAGGTTCTCAACCGCAAAAGAGCTCAGCCCGCGCCAGCCGGGGCGAACCCGCCCAGGGAAGCGCCATCCCCAAGGCGCGAAGATGCCCGCCGCTGGCGGGAGAGCGTCGCCAAGCATTCCAGCGACCGGCTATCCCAAGCCCTGGCCGACGTTAAGGACCGCAACACCCTGGCGGCGCTGGTCCTTGAATACGTGGGGAGTTTCTTCGAAACGGCGGCGCTTTTTCTGGTGCGCGACCAGATGCTGACCGGCTGGCAGGCGCGGGCCGGGGAGCAGCCCCTGCCCGCTTTCACCAAATTCAGCCTGTCCCTCGATGAACCCTCGGTACTGCAAACCGTGGTGCAAACCCGCAGTTTCTATGTCGGAACCCCTCCCGACCTGCCCGCCAACAACCAGATTCGCCAGGCCCTGCACGTCAAGTTGGCGGAAACCACCCTGCTGCTTCCCATCATCAAGCAAAACCGCGTCGTTTGCATTCTCTATGTCTCCGACTCCGCGCCCGAGCTCAAGGACGCCTTTTTCGACCTGCAAAAAGTCGTGCACAAAGCCTCCCTGGCTCTGGATGTCCTGATTCTGCGCAACAAAATCCTGATGACCTGA
- a CDS encoding acyl carrier protein phosphodiesterase — protein MNYLVHLYLSDGSPGGLLGNLMGDFVKGSPDAGLAPDIRAGILQHRRIDAFAQTNPHFRRSKRRLDDRFGHCKGILVDVFYDHFLARTWRRHHPLSLEEFATQVYQLLQAHFAILPPGLQEVAPRMIEHNWLVSYRETATIERVLHRLAARLSRPTPLAEGFTELLTHYEDLGADCSAFLADARQLSNLT, from the coding sequence GTGAACTACCTGGTGCATCTCTACCTCTCCGACGGCAGTCCCGGCGGCCTGCTCGGCAACCTGATGGGAGACTTCGTCAAGGGCTCTCCCGATGCCGGACTCGCCCCCGACATCCGCGCCGGCATTCTTCAACACCGCCGCATCGATGCCTTCGCCCAGACCAACCCGCATTTTCGCCGGAGCAAGCGGCGGCTCGACGATCGCTTCGGGCATTGCAAGGGCATTCTGGTGGATGTTTTCTACGACCACTTCCTCGCGCGCACCTGGCGCCGGCACCACCCCCTGTCCCTAGAGGAATTCGCCACCCAGGTTTACCAGCTTTTGCAGGCCCATTTCGCCATTCTGCCGCCGGGCCTTCAGGAGGTGGCGCCGCGCATGATTGAACACAACTGGCTGGTTTCCTACCGGGAAACCGCTACCATCGAGCGTGTCCTGCATCGGCTCGCCGCGCGTCTGTCGCGGCCCACGCCCCTGGCCGAGGGATTCACGGAACTGCTGACCCACTACGAAGATCTCGGCGCCGATTGCAGCGCTTTTCTCGCTGATGCGCGCCAACTATCTAATTTGACCTGA
- a CDS encoding DUF481 domain-containing protein, producing MLRHFKPQFQTLLFATILFIALGANTAGADQITLHNGDRITGTVVDAKGGKLNILTPYAAKFAVTMDQIATIETDAPVTLRFYSTEILKGRLATREGQILLLASEERSDTVIAWDQVRSINVPDITWSGNIFLGGAHQAGNTDRMSLTFGADAVRRSPEDRFSLSFLYNYAEEDGELTTRDAYGSMKYDYFFTPRFYGLLSVELLKDRFKDLNLRAVVGPGVGYQVWDDTRKGLDLEAGVAYFSEDRIDGEDEQWITARLAAIFRYQITPWLRFTDTLILYPHLEDGGEYTLRNDATLITSLGSAWSLRLGNIWERDSDPAPGVKKDDFRTTLALQYSF from the coding sequence ATGCTGCGCCATTTCAAACCCCAGTTCCAAACTCTGTTGTTTGCCACCATTTTGTTCATCGCTCTTGGCGCCAATACGGCCGGCGCCGACCAGATCACCCTGCACAACGGCGATCGCATCACCGGCACGGTGGTGGACGCCAAGGGCGGCAAACTGAACATCCTCACCCCCTACGCCGCCAAGTTCGCGGTCACCATGGATCAGATCGCCACCATCGAAACCGATGCCCCCGTGACCCTGCGTTTTTACAGCACCGAGATCCTCAAAGGACGCCTTGCCACGCGCGAAGGGCAAATACTTCTGCTCGCCAGCGAGGAACGCAGCGATACGGTCATTGCCTGGGATCAGGTGCGCTCCATCAACGTTCCCGACATCACCTGGAGCGGCAACATCTTTCTCGGCGGCGCCCATCAGGCCGGCAACACCGACCGCATGAGCCTGACGTTCGGTGCCGACGCGGTGCGCCGCAGCCCCGAGGACCGCTTCAGCCTCTCCTTTCTTTACAATTACGCCGAGGAGGACGGCGAATTGACCACCCGCGACGCCTATGGATCCATGAAGTACGACTATTTCTTCACCCCGCGCTTCTACGGCCTGCTCAGCGTCGAACTGCTCAAGGACCGATTCAAGGATCTCAACCTGCGTGCCGTGGTTGGTCCGGGGGTCGGCTATCAGGTCTGGGACGACACGCGCAAGGGGTTGGACCTGGAAGCCGGGGTGGCCTATTTTTCCGAGGACCGCATCGATGGCGAGGACGAGCAATGGATCACGGCGCGCCTGGCGGCCATTTTTCGCTACCAGATCACTCCTTGGTTGCGTTTCACCGACACTCTCATCCTCTATCCGCACCTCGAGGACGGCGGCGAGTACACCCTGCGCAACGACGCCACCCTGATCACCTCCTTGGGATCGGCCTGGTCCCTGCGCCTGGGCAATATCTGGGAGCGTGACAGCGACCCTGCCCCCGGGGTGAAAAAGGACGATTTTCGCACCACCCTGGCCTTGCAGTATTCCTTCTGA
- a CDS encoding cupin domain-containing protein, translating into MAQPYQIKAKKIIAQTPDLRVSEMTLASGEEIPWHAHSQVSDTFYCLEGVARLQTRQSPEGRLFRPGECATLGPAEPHRLSNAGPGLCRVLLIQGVGTYDFLPTAPPSDASE; encoded by the coding sequence ATGGCCCAACCCTACCAGATCAAGGCGAAAAAGATCATTGCGCAGACCCCCGATCTGCGCGTCTCGGAGATGACCCTGGCGAGCGGCGAAGAGATCCCTTGGCACGCCCATTCCCAGGTCAGCGATACCTTTTACTGCCTTGAAGGGGTGGCCCGCCTGCAGACTCGACAATCCCCCGAGGGGCGATTGTTCCGACCCGGCGAATGCGCCACCCTGGGGCCGGCAGAGCCGCACCGGCTCTCCAATGCCGGCCCAGGCCTCTGTCGCGTGCTGCTCATCCAAGGCGTCGGCACCTATGATTTCCTGCCGACGGCCCCGCCGTCCGATGCTTCTGAGTGA
- a CDS encoding GAF domain-containing protein: MSQEFDTSFVKILGLANFLEQQGRLDENLGTLAALAAEVLASRNCSIMLLREERGTSCMKIFASHGYLPPVAFTERARHREGIAGQVAASGEALLVPDIRQSPYADRARWPDKDARGFISAPIFIGREVLGVININTPLDGRTYGEKDLQLLVLVALMVGKSIQVVQLQNLLKSRFAQQALLHSAQDAMDQSLALAVQNPAKTARIVGKAFYREMNQAGFADDHIIQAATEIISLLSQKLRKHSRRRDKNPS, translated from the coding sequence ATGTCGCAAGAATTCGATACGTCGTTCGTCAAAATTCTCGGTCTGGCCAATTTTCTCGAACAACAGGGCCGCCTCGATGAAAATCTCGGCACCCTGGCCGCCTTGGCCGCCGAGGTTCTCGCCTCGCGGAATTGCTCCATCATGCTGCTTCGCGAGGAGCGCGGCACTTCCTGCATGAAAATCTTCGCCAGCCACGGCTATCTGCCCCCCGTGGCCTTTACCGAACGCGCCCGCCATCGGGAAGGAATCGCCGGGCAGGTCGCCGCGAGCGGCGAGGCGCTGCTGGTGCCCGACATCCGCCAATCGCCCTATGCCGACCGCGCCCGCTGGCCGGACAAGGACGCCCGGGGATTTATCTCCGCGCCCATATTCATCGGCCGCGAGGTTCTGGGCGTCATCAACATCAACACGCCCCTCGACGGACGCACCTACGGCGAAAAAGATTTGCAACTTCTGGTTCTGGTTGCCCTGATGGTTGGTAAATCCATCCAGGTCGTACAACTGCAGAACCTGCTCAAATCACGCTTCGCCCAGCAGGCGCTGTTGCACAGCGCCCAGGACGCCATGGATCAATCCCTGGCGCTGGCGGTGCAAAACCCCGCCAAAACAGCCCGGATCGTCGGCAAGGCCTTTTACCGGGAGATGAACCAGGCCGGCTTCGCCGACGATCACATCATTCAGGCGGCAACGGAGATCATTTCCCTGCTCAGCCAGAAATTGCGCAAACACAGCCGCCGCCGGGATAAAAACCCATCCTGA
- a CDS encoding tetratricopeptide repeat protein, whose amino-acid sequence MPPFHFAFSGFRGVLCAYRRRATINWTLAAAIALLAGCGGESSSVDIPVAGATHVLSGYVEDGPVADALVTLRFAGTDQVARLCGQSGRGECRVKSDDDGFFSLRIHAGAYLPGLLAVAQGGIDRDTGVDFSAIEMRAALSQFEDQPDAVAITPLTTLLAAQLDRGSPLAEAAAQLRLQLALPADADLGARPSNDETLQHRALLLTKIALESNQQDSLRQILTDLDGQALFSFNGRLSETALQHLTLLQVEGRERVRELENHLASAPGYSWGETFQRLELHRALTDNLALMLTDDATLDPDDERFLANAELFSKAVFAATAHEGIVLSAPAPQRIVRYALFAYGLNNLDTFLLPPDEFAARLTRVTETGPLHLKNDPEIPHLAQSRVRYNLVVPLLEGERLTSEARRIEYFYNSDVSPFYRAERLLAGLNDADLSDAVMLRILEGKARNGLLADARTIAETQIVQTVNRGLGFTTLGDILAEQGRIPEAGESLRQARVQFLRVMAAKGWASITNQDAAHFQKLSSAFRRAGDFSAAREVLDDLEQAAPHLSTAVLFSRLFIGTRNIADEHIERGELALAADLVAAMHDFARRTPANETAGIKHYKARIFNLTETARRYADMDDQAGAWQVYQEVMQLRRNDGLAGYSKAESWVYMRSLADTLFQISRREEAMDLALSIPDSYVDAQGITRSSVFHRNAALKSAAAALALEEGIVAAESFIQQHFPDLRDQIEAWTYFAGNRTTAFVAEQALQQERLDLAHEALLKARPLVAQLQESTDQNRYRYIIQWGYAKLADLAWRGERPALARALLEDAEDMAWTLGDVVYLVAALVDIARVYDTLEQPDQAQAVLEDALAAVGLHRQLLTTRNYLDLQQKILDAFQDFVAEPLEGFIAAARDLFTPGKSYPGTEHDDLAKLQAEALIDAADILALFGHGNPDMLERARALLDEARRAADAVYVPATRMGLYINTSSSKRHLIGAYARARDFATAEALTRALPYRGERHRALETLATIYCEWDDLPHMPSASVDTDGDGRPNFFHPWATEVDRAGWELDPDSDGDGIPDHLDPRPLYPG is encoded by the coding sequence GTGCCGCCTTTTCACTTTGCTTTTTCTGGATTTCGCGGTGTCTTGTGCGCCTACAGGCGGCGCGCGACGATCAACTGGACCCTGGCGGCCGCGATCGCGCTGCTTGCGGGTTGCGGCGGCGAGAGCAGCAGCGTCGATATACCGGTCGCCGGCGCCACCCACGTTCTGAGCGGCTATGTGGAAGATGGTCCCGTGGCCGATGCCCTGGTCACCCTGCGCTTTGCCGGGACCGATCAGGTCGCTCGGCTGTGCGGGCAAAGCGGGCGCGGCGAATGCCGGGTCAAGTCCGACGACGACGGCTTCTTCTCCCTGCGCATCCATGCCGGAGCCTACCTGCCCGGGTTGTTGGCGGTTGCCCAGGGTGGCATCGATCGGGACACCGGGGTGGATTTTTCCGCCATTGAAATGCGCGCGGCCCTCTCCCAGTTCGAGGACCAACCAGATGCCGTGGCCATCACTCCGCTGACCACCCTGCTCGCGGCGCAACTCGATCGCGGCAGCCCTCTTGCCGAGGCGGCCGCGCAATTGCGCCTGCAATTGGCCCTGCCTGCAGACGCCGACCTTGGTGCCCGACCCTCGAACGATGAAACCTTGCAACACCGGGCGCTCTTGCTGACCAAGATCGCCCTGGAATCCAACCAGCAAGATTCCTTGCGGCAAATCCTCACCGACCTTGATGGCCAGGCGCTTTTTTCCTTCAACGGCCGACTTTCGGAAACCGCGCTTCAGCACCTGACGCTACTGCAAGTTGAGGGACGCGAACGGGTGCGCGAACTGGAGAACCATCTGGCGAGCGCACCCGGTTACTCCTGGGGAGAGACCTTTCAGCGCCTGGAATTGCACCGCGCCCTCACGGACAATCTGGCGCTGATGCTGACGGACGACGCGACCCTCGATCCCGATGATGAGCGCTTTCTCGCCAACGCGGAGCTGTTCAGCAAGGCGGTCTTTGCGGCCACAGCCCATGAGGGAATCGTTTTAAGCGCCCCGGCGCCGCAACGCATCGTCCGCTACGCCCTTTTCGCCTACGGCCTCAACAACCTCGACACCTTTCTGCTGCCGCCCGACGAGTTCGCCGCCCGCCTCACCCGGGTTACCGAGACAGGTCCACTGCACTTGAAAAATGATCCGGAAATCCCTCACCTGGCCCAAAGCAGGGTGCGCTACAACCTAGTGGTGCCGCTTCTCGAAGGCGAGCGCCTGACCAGCGAGGCGCGGCGGATCGAATATTTCTACAATTCCGATGTTTCGCCTTTCTATCGCGCCGAACGATTGCTGGCCGGGCTCAATGACGCCGACCTCAGTGATGCCGTCATGCTGCGGATCCTCGAAGGCAAGGCCCGTAACGGCCTGCTGGCCGATGCCCGCACCATTGCCGAAACCCAGATCGTTCAGACCGTCAACCGTGGCCTGGGCTTCACCACCCTGGGCGATATTCTTGCCGAGCAGGGGCGGATACCCGAAGCCGGCGAGTCCTTGCGTCAGGCCCGCGTGCAATTTCTGCGCGTCATGGCGGCCAAGGGCTGGGCGAGCATTACCAACCAGGACGCCGCCCATTTTCAGAAATTGTCCAGCGCCTTTCGCCGCGCCGGCGACTTCTCCGCGGCCCGGGAGGTTCTCGACGACCTCGAACAAGCAGCGCCCCACCTGTCGACGGCGGTCCTGTTCAGTCGCTTGTTCATCGGCACCCGCAATATCGCCGACGAACACATTGAGCGCGGCGAGTTGGCGTTGGCCGCCGACCTGGTCGCCGCCATGCACGATTTTGCCCGGCGCACGCCCGCCAATGAGACGGCGGGCATCAAGCACTACAAGGCACGCATTTTCAACCTGACGGAAACAGCGCGGCGCTACGCGGATATGGACGACCAGGCCGGTGCCTGGCAGGTGTATCAGGAGGTCATGCAATTGCGCCGCAATGATGGCCTGGCAGGCTATAGCAAGGCCGAATCCTGGGTGTACATGCGCAGCCTGGCCGATACCCTGTTCCAGATCAGCCGGCGCGAGGAGGCCATGGACCTGGCCCTTTCCATTCCCGACAGCTATGTGGACGCGCAGGGGATCACCCGCTCTTCGGTCTTTCACCGCAACGCGGCGCTCAAATCCGCCGCCGCTGCACTCGCCCTGGAGGAGGGGATCGTCGCGGCCGAGAGCTTCATCCAGCAACATTTTCCCGACTTGCGCGATCAGATCGAGGCCTGGACCTATTTCGCCGGCAACCGCACCACCGCTTTCGTCGCCGAGCAGGCGTTGCAACAAGAGCGCCTGGATCTCGCCCATGAAGCCCTGCTCAAGGCCCGCCCCCTGGTGGCGCAATTGCAGGAAAGCACCGACCAAAACCGCTATCGCTATATCATTCAATGGGGGTACGCCAAATTGGCCGATTTGGCCTGGCGCGGCGAGCGACCGGCGCTGGCCCGGGCGCTGCTGGAGGATGCCGAGGATATGGCCTGGACCCTCGGCGACGTCGTCTACCTGGTGGCGGCCCTGGTGGATATCGCCCGGGTCTACGACACCCTGGAGCAGCCGGACCAGGCGCAGGCAGTTCTGGAGGATGCCCTGGCTGCCGTCGGATTGCACCGGCAGCTCCTAACAACGCGCAACTATCTGGATCTACAACAAAAAATTCTCGACGCATTCCAAGATTTCGTCGCCGAGCCCCTGGAAGGCTTTATCGCCGCCGCACGCGACCTCTTTACTCCGGGAAAATCCTACCCCGGTACCGAGCATGACGACCTGGCCAAACTCCAGGCCGAAGCCCTGATCGACGCCGCCGACATCCTTGCGCTTTTTGGCCACGGCAACCCCGACATGCTTGAGCGGGCACGCGCCCTTCTCGACGAAGCCCGCCGGGCGGCCGACGCGGTCTACGTACCCGCCACCCGCATGGGCCTCTACATCAACACCAGTTCCTCCAAGCGACACCTGATCGGCGCCTATGCGCGCGCGCGGGATTTTGCCACCGCCGAGGCCCTGACGCGCGCCCTGCCCTATCGCGGCGAGCGCCACCGGGCCCTAGAGACCCTGGCGACAATCTACTGCGAGTGGGACGATCTACCCCACATGCCGTCTGCCTCGGTGGATACCGACGGCGACGGGCGGCCCAATTTCTTTCACCCCTGGGCCACCGAAGTTGATCGGGCAGGCTGGGAACTTGACCCCGACAGTGACGGCGACGGTATTCCCGATCACCTCGATCCCCGGCCTCTGTATCCCGGATGA
- a CDS encoding TonB-dependent receptor plug domain-containing protein, with translation MMLGAGLSRAWGEPTGGYRLETMHVGVSLENPATGRALLPRAVIPHLPRGNGNITELLEVLPDVHLDRRFNDSLSGGEILPPEVSISGGKTFQNNFTLDGISNNSLLDPAARNPNSLTDVPGHSQELFLDSDLIEEITVYDSNVPARFGNFTGGVIDARTRGPLPRRGGKLNYRTTSDSWTRFHLSPGTRAEFERSDGSAGQPRFRKHDAGMELNLPLGAERGLLAAYRLLQSDIPLYNLGQTENQRRRRHNLFLKYAQPLSDFDLLEVTFKATPYEAEHFIPDTRAGRFLIKGGGYVGALDYSRALSQGDLNLKGAYRFSENSREAPAIWRNWAATDTRDWGRQVGSSFSREGGFGDIEKTQESLNLAADLRGYPIHTVWGRHEVNVGLEFERVRGTYARTETALIYTQPRTTPDVICDEDLIGCIDGEQFFTQRDTHAISSAAAIINQLALYGEDQITLGRVSLRPGLRLSYDDFMGNLNAAPRFAGAWDLFGTGTSLIHLGVNRYYAPVLVTYKLREAIAPALRENRFLENSLRPAPWAPAPVQMHNVARFSSLATPYADEFAAGVDQHFLGGRLSLKYVQREGRDEFARRYGDLQPDGLRYYSLSNDGRSRHRSWRTTWERNWTRHFVSLNATWRKSETSNADYDAQLSEEISDERVWFNDEILHRGQLPDALAELPWEARLIYIARLPKGLTFTNFTSYRSRFKRIENTFVERAVPFGERRVDPRTGEEIFEILEVWEQISHPHTWRFDWKLSWDKALGEHRRMVWNLEANNLFNQRIETDPARRSFALGRQLWAGVDFHF, from the coding sequence ATGATGCTGGGTGCCGGTCTGTCCCGCGCCTGGGGCGAGCCGACCGGCGGCTATCGCCTTGAGACCATGCACGTCGGCGTTTCCCTGGAAAACCCCGCCACCGGACGCGCCCTTTTGCCCCGCGCCGTGATTCCCCACCTGCCGCGCGGCAACGGCAACATCACCGAACTGCTGGAAGTCTTGCCCGATGTGCACCTCGACCGGCGCTTCAACGACTCCCTCTCCGGCGGCGAGATCCTGCCGCCCGAGGTGTCCATCTCCGGCGGCAAAACCTTTCAGAACAACTTCACCCTCGACGGCATCAGCAACAACAGTCTGCTCGATCCGGCGGCGCGCAACCCCAACAGCCTCACGGATGTGCCGGGGCACAGCCAGGAGTTGTTTCTCGACTCTGATCTCATCGAGGAAATCACCGTTTACGACAGCAATGTGCCGGCGCGCTTCGGCAATTTCACCGGAGGCGTCATTGATGCACGCACCCGCGGTCCGCTTCCACGTCGCGGCGGCAAGCTCAACTACCGCACCACCAGCGACTCCTGGACACGCTTTCACCTCTCGCCCGGCACGCGCGCCGAATTCGAACGCTCGGACGGTTCCGCCGGGCAGCCGCGTTTTCGCAAGCATGACGCCGGGATGGAACTCAACCTGCCCCTGGGTGCCGAGCGCGGCCTGCTGGCCGCCTATCGCCTGCTGCAATCGGATATCCCCCTCTACAATCTGGGTCAAACGGAAAACCAGCGACGCCGCCGCCACAATTTGTTTCTCAAATACGCCCAGCCGCTCAGCGACTTCGATCTTCTGGAAGTAACCTTCAAGGCCACCCCCTACGAAGCCGAGCATTTCATCCCCGACACCCGTGCCGGCCGCTTCCTCATCAAAGGCGGCGGCTACGTGGGCGCCCTCGACTATAGCCGCGCCCTCTCCCAGGGGGATCTCAACCTCAAGGGCGCCTACCGCTTCAGTGAAAATTCCCGCGAAGCGCCGGCGATCTGGCGCAACTGGGCGGCAACGGACACCCGGGATTGGGGACGGCAGGTCGGCTCGAGCTTCAGCCGCGAAGGGGGTTTCGGCGACATCGAGAAAACCCAGGAGAGCCTCAATCTCGCCGCGGATCTGCGCGGTTACCCCATCCACACCGTCTGGGGCCGCCATGAGGTCAACGTCGGCCTGGAATTTGAGCGGGTGCGCGGCACCTACGCACGCACCGAAACCGCGCTCATCTATACCCAGCCACGCACCACCCCCGATGTCATCTGTGATGAGGATCTCATCGGCTGTATCGATGGCGAGCAATTCTTCACCCAACGCGACACCCATGCCATCTCCTCCGCCGCGGCGATTATCAATCAACTGGCCCTGTACGGCGAGGATCAGATCACCCTGGGCCGCGTGAGCCTGCGCCCGGGCCTGCGGCTGTCCTACGACGATTTCATGGGCAATCTCAATGCCGCGCCCCGTTTCGCCGGTGCCTGGGATTTGTTCGGCACGGGCACCAGCCTGATTCACCTCGGGGTCAACCGCTACTACGCGCCGGTCCTGGTGACCTACAAACTGCGCGAAGCCATCGCCCCGGCCTTGCGCGAAAACCGTTTTCTCGAGAATAGCTTGCGCCCGGCTCCCTGGGCGCCGGCGCCCGTGCAGATGCACAACGTGGCGCGCTTTTCCAGCCTGGCAACGCCCTATGCCGATGAATTCGCGGCGGGCGTCGACCAGCATTTTCTGGGCGGACGGCTGAGTCTGAAATACGTCCAGCGCGAGGGGCGCGATGAATTCGCCCGCCGCTATGGCGATTTGCAGCCCGACGGCCTGCGCTATTACAGCCTCAGTAACGACGGCCGCAGCCGTCACCGCAGTTGGCGAACCACCTGGGAGCGCAACTGGACACGCCATTTTGTCTCCCTCAACGCCACCTGGCGCAAATCCGAGACCAGCAATGCCGACTACGATGCGCAGTTGAGCGAGGAAATCAGCGATGAGAGAGTCTGGTTCAACGACGAGATCCTTCATCGCGGCCAATTGCCGGACGCGCTCGCGGAGTTGCCCTGGGAGGCGCGCCTTATCTACATCGCCCGCCTGCCAAAGGGGCTGACCTTCACCAATTTCACCAGCTACCGCAGCCGCTTCAAGCGGATTGAGAACACCTTCGTCGAGCGCGCGGTGCCCTTTGGCGAGCGTCGCGTCGATCCGCGGACCGGAGAGGAGATTTTCGAGATTCTTGAAGTCTGGGAGCAAATATCCCATCCCCACACTTGGCGCTTCGACTGGAAGTTGAGTTGGGATAAGGCGCTGGGGGAGCACCGCCGGATGGTGTGGAATCTCGAAGCCAACAACCTGTTCAACCAGCGGATCGAGACCGACCCGGCACGCCGCAGCTTTGCCTTGGGCAGACAGCTATGGGCGGGAGTGGATTTTCACTTCTAA